A part of Drosophila bipectinata strain 14024-0381.07 chromosome 3L, DbipHiC1v2, whole genome shotgun sequence genomic DNA contains:
- the Gcat gene encoding 2-amino-3-ketobutyrate coenzyme A ligase, mitochondrial isoform X2: MSIFSKMLLFRGAGRHYSAAAQIQLRDILSTQLAGIKEAGTFKAERIITSSQSTQITVQGSDQKILNFCANNYLGLANNPEIVNYSQKLLEQYGAGLSSVRFICGTQDIHKQLERKIAQFHGREDTILYASCFDANAGLFEAILTPEDAVFSDELNHASIIDGIRLCKAKKQRYKHRDLADLEQQLKASDARLKLIATDGVFSMDGNIAPLARIVELAKKYNALVFVDECHATGFFGDTGRGTEEYANVMGEVDIINSTLGKALGGASGGYTTGPSELITFLRQKSRPYLFSNTLPPAVVAVGLKVMDMLLTSSELTQRVQSNTQHFRKAMTKAGFTIAGENHPICPVMLGDARLASKFADEMLTRGIYVIGFSYPVVPQGKARIRVQISAAHTEPEIDRAISAFIEVGRSLKVIQ; encoded by the exons ATGTCAATTTTCTCAAAAATGCTACTCTTCCGAGGGG CTGGACGTCATTATAGCGCCGCAGCTCAGATTCAACTCCGGGATATCTTGAGCACCCAGCTGGCTGGGATTAAGGAGGCAGGTACCTTCAAGGCCGAAAGGATCATTACCTCCTCCCAGAGCACTCAGATCACAGTGCAGGGAAGCGATCAGAAGATTTTAAACTTTTGCGCAAACAACTATCTAGGATTGGCG AACAATCCGGAGATTGTAAACTACAGCCAGAAGTTATTGGAGCAGTACGGAGCTGGGTTGAGCTCCGTACGGTTCATTTGCGGTACCCAGGACATTCACAAGCAGTTGGAGCGCAAGATAGCCCAGTTCCATGGACGCGAGGACACCATCTTGTATGCCTCTTGTTTTGATGCCAATGCCGGGCTGTTTGAGGCCATTCTTACCCCGGAGGATGCGGTGTTCTCCGATGAACTCAATCACGCCTCGATCATCGACGGAATCCGGCTGTGCAAGGCCAAGAAGCAGCGCTACAAGCACCGGGATCTAGCCGATCTGGAGCAGCAGTTGAAAGCCAGTGATGCCCGCCTCAAGCTAATTGCCACCGATGGAGTCTTCTCCATGGATGGCAACATTGCTCCCCTGGCCCGCATCGTGGAACTGGCCAAGAAGTACAATGCTCTGGTGTTTGTCGATGAATGCCATGCCACCGGGTTCTTTGGCGACACCGGAAGGGGAACTGAGGAATACGCCAATGTTATGGGTGAAGTGGACATTATCAACTCCACGTTGGGCAAGGCTTTGGGTGGAGCATCTGGTGGTTATACTACCGGACCTTCCGAGCTTATCACATTCCTGCGCCAAAAGTCCAGGCCGTATCTTTTCTCGAACACGCTGCCACCCGCGGTGGTGGCTGTGGGTCTGAAGGTGATGGACATGCTGCTGACCTCCAGTGAGCTCACCCAGCGAGTCCAGAGCAACACACAGCATTTCAGGAAGGCCATGACAAAGGCTGGGTTCACCATTGCCGGTGAGAACCATCCCATCTGTCCTGTGATGTTGGGCGATGCTCGATTGGCTTCTAAGTTTGCCGACGAGATGTTGA CTCGTGGTATTTATGTCATTGGGTTCAGTTACCCGGTGGTGCCTCAAGGGAAGGCCCGCATCCGCGTTCAAATCTCTGCCGCCCATACTGAGCCGGAAATCGATCGGGCTATTTCGGCCTTTATCGAAGTGGGTCGTTCTCTGAAAGTGATCCAGTAA
- the LOC108124171 gene encoding spliceosome-associated protein CWC27 homolog yields MSNIYIQEPLTSGKVLLKTTVGDIDIELWARECPKACRNFVQLCLEGYYKNTEFHRLVKGFIVQGGDPNGDGTGGESIYGHPFKDEFHSRLRYTRRGLVGMANSGKDDNGSQFFFTFAPTPELQNKNTLFGKITGDTIFNMLKLEEGIVDHQERPMHPHRIVATEVLSNPFDDIVPRILAKPTKSKKNKKERQGVKNFGLLSFGEEAEGDEEETNVYVKKNAGKAKSLHDNVDDPKLSKEPVRVPKVEKAESEERLSDDYQEDNDMEKPSSKSYSDLVKNKLSKGSKSRSEKKVKEVVEESDSDDDEDVLMTREKEQSRKISEEKSKIREEIASLKKQYQLDKQNKDKLLSSTQEKASKEEIKGDTDNHYIKDFIQFKEKYTAKVKLQPKGQSREEFTLSLLSKFRTKLDNLKQKTGSDEVEPEPQDLDEKAVEQEIIGDDWLSHTLNFNSTAPVLAKDANSKGDDWYDAYDPRNPLNKRKRGENSSSSSSKSRKK; encoded by the exons ATGAGCAATATTTACATCCAAGAGCCGCTAACATCGGGCAAGGTTCTTCTGAAGACCACCGTTGGGGACATTGACATAGAGCTGTGGGCACGAGAGTGCCCCAAAGCCTGCCGCAACTTTGTGCAGCTCTGCTTGGAAGGCTACTACAAGAACACCGAGTTCCACCGGCTTGTCAAGGGATTCATCGTCCAGGGAGGTGATCCTAATGGCGACGGCACCGGTGGCGAGTCCATCTATGGACATCCGTTTAAGGATGAGTTTCATTCACGACTACGGTACACGCGGAGAGGTTTGGTGGGAATGGCCAACTCCGGCAAGGACGACAACGGGTCGCAGTTCTTCTTCACGTTCGCACCCACGCCGGAACTCCAGAACAAGAACACATTGTTTGGCAAGATCACCGGCGATACCATCTTCAACATGCTCAAGCTGGAAGAGGGAATCGTGGACCACCAGGAGCGGCCCATGCACCCCCATCGTATAGTGGCCACCGAGGTACTAAGCAATCCCTTCGATGACATTGTTCCTCGCATTCTGGCCAAGCCAacaaaaagcaagaaaaacaaaaaagaacgCCAGGGAGTTAA AAACTTTGGACTACTTTCCTTTGGAGAAGAAGCCGAGGGTGATGAGGAAGAAACAAATGTTTACGTTAAAAAAAACGCCGGGAAGGCCAAATCTCTACACGACAATGTGGATGACCCTAAACTGAGCAAAGAACCAGTAAGGGTGCCGAAAGTTGAAAAAGCCGAGAGCGAGGAACGTCTTTCAGACGACTACCAAGAAGATAACGACATGGAGAAGCCTTCGTCAAAGTCTTACTCAGATCTCGTCAAGAATAAGCTATCAAAGGGTTCTAAAAGTCGATCCGAGAAGAAGGTTAAGGAAGTAGTAGAAGAGAGTGATTCAGACGACGACGAGGATGTTTTAATGACCCGAGAAAAGGAGCAAAGTCGAAAAATATCCGAAGAAAA ATCAAAAATTCGGGAGGAAATAGCTTCGCTCAAAAAGCAGTATCAATTGGACAAGCAAAACAAAGACAAGCTACTTTCAAGTACCCAGGAGAAAGCCTCGAAAGAGGAAATCAAAGGGGATACCGATAATCATTATATTAAAGATTTTATACAGTTCAAGGAGAAATATACCGCCAAGGTGAAACTCCAACCCAAAGGACAGTCAAG ggAGGAATTTACATTGAGCCTATTATCTAAATTCCGTACAAAACTGGACAACCTAAAGCAAAAGACTGGATCTGATGAGGTTGAGCCAGAACCCCAAGATCTAGACGAGAAAGCAGTTGAACAGGAAATAATCGGCGACGATTGGTTATCTCATACCTTAAACTTTAATAGCACGGCACCTGTTTTGGCTAAAGATGCTAATAGTAAAGGAGACGATTGGTACGATGCCTACGATCCCCGGAATCCccttaataaaagaaaacgaGGTGAAAACTCATCATCTTCATCAAGCAAGTCGCGAAAAAAGTAA
- the Klp68D gene encoding kinesin-like protein Klp68D, translated as MSAKSRRPGTAGSQTPNECVQVVVRCRPMSNRERSEGSPEVVNVYPNRGVVELQNVVDANKEQRKVFTYDAAYDATASQTTLYHEVVFPLVSSVLEGFNGCIFAYGQTGTGKTFTMEGVRGNDELMGIIPRTFEQIWLHINRTENFQFLVDVSYLEIYMEELRDLLKPNSKQLEVRERGSGVYVPNLHAINCKSVDDMVRVMQLGNKNRTVGFTNMNEHSSRSHAIFMIKIEMCDTETNTIKVGKLNLIDLAGSERQSKTGASAERLKEASKINLALSSLGNVISALAESSPHVPYRDSKLTRLLQDSLGGNSKTIMIANIGPSNYNYNETLTTLRYASRAKSIQNQPVKNEDPQDAKLKEYQAEIERLKRLIAPQQQQRTEKQATAKKQKVKKPKKEHVSKEISGSLQTSTMEPQAEEESEPEADEPESDKENEAEVAKSNEELERERVENAKLAAKLAELEGQLVRGGKNLLDTYSERQIELEKKLVEIAERKKREIEIQQQLELQEETTLEIRERNVSLEQEVELKKRKLSKCYAKYLALQQELNDCKSDHNQDLRELEMAQNELVKELKRQLLIIDNFVPIEVKQRLYTQAKYDEEQEEWKFSSMTLPTPPGGDGKFSSKRPVSHPQRRRPISEYALQEGKSNAPSSLRFKSENIVSYELEMPCRTTQEYRTPKVSASLKAVLAQAMQTGGDDIDIVDSHTNSLRSRLENIINANANGGAGTGTATAVGASVPAVRSIKSGRGLPSAGSTIDSNRRPPTGRVPAKKPASAYPKARGLVNK; from the exons ATGAGTGCGAAGAGCAGGCGCCCCGGCACCGCCGGCAGCCAGACACCCAACGAATGTGTCCAGGTGGTGGTCCGGTGCAGGCCGATGAGTAACCGGGAGCGATCCGAGGGCTCACCGGAAGTGGTCAACGTTTATCCCAACCGGGGCGTGGTGGAGCTTCAAAACGTGGTAGATGCGAACAAGGAGCAGCGCAAGGTCTTCACCTATGATGCTGCATACGATGCCACCGCTTCGCAGACGACATTGTACCATGAAGTCGTCTTTCCCCTGGTCAGCTCCGTCCTGGAAGGCTTCAACGGATGCATCTTCGCATATGGACAAACGGGCACTGGAAAAACCTTCACAATGGAGGGCGTACGCGGAAATGACGAACTAATGGGTATCATACCGCGTACCTTCGAGCAGATCTGGTTGCACATCAACCGCACCGAGAATTTTCAGTTCCTGGTGGACGTCTCCTACCTGGAGATCTACATGGAGGAGCTGCGGGATCTGCTGAAGCCCAACTCTAAGCAGTTGGAAGTGCGGGAGCGGGGATCTGGAGTCTATGTACCCAATCTGCATGCCATTAACTGCAAGAGCGTGGACGACATGGTGCGGGTGATGCAGCTgggcaacaaaaacagaacTGTGGGCTTTACCAACATGAATGAACACAGTTCCAG ATCCCATGCCATATTCATGATCAAGATTGAGATGTGTGACACTGAAACAAACACCATAAAGGTTGGCAAGCTGAATCTCATCGATCTGGCGGGCAGTGAGAGGCAGTCGAAGACTGGAGCTTCAGCAGAGCGCTTGAAGGAGGCCAGCAAAATCAACCTGGCTCTGTCCTCGCTGGGCAACGTGATCTCCGCCTTGGCAGAAAGCTCGCCCCACGTTCCATATCGCGACTCCAAGCTGACGCGTTTACTGCAGGACTCCCTGGGTGGCAATTCGAAAACCATAATGATTGCCAACATCGGACCCTCCAATTACAACTATAACGAAACACTGACCACCTTGAGATACGCCTCGCGTGCTAAATCCATCCAGAACCAGCCCGTCAAGAACGAGGATCCTCAGGATGCTAAGCTGAAGGAATACCAGGCGGAGATCGAACGACTCAAGCGGCTCATCGCtccacagcagcaacagcgcACCGAAAAGCAAGCCACGGCCAAGAAGCAGAAAGTGAAGAAGCCCAAAAAGGAGCATGTTTCGAAAGAAATCTCGGGTTCCTTGCAGACATCAACGATGGAGCCTCAGGCGGAGGAAGAAAGCGAACCGGAAGCCGATGAGCCCGAGTCGGATAAGGAGAACGAGGCCGAAGTGGCCAAGTCCAATGAAGAACTGGAACGCGAGCGAGTAGAGAACGCCAAGTTAGCCGCCAAATTGGCCGAGTTGGAAGGACAGTTGGTGCGCGGTGGCAAGAACCTGCTGGATACCTACAGCGAGCGTCAAATCGAATTGGAGAAGAAGCTTGTCGAGATCGCAGAGCGCAAAaagagagaaattgaaatccAGCAGCAGCTGGAGCTTCAAGAAGAGACTACTCTGGAGATACGCGAGCGCAACGTATCCTTGGAACAGGAAGTGGAACTGAAGAAGCGCAAGCTATCCAAGTGCTATGCCAAGTACTTGGCCCTGCAGCAGGAGCTAAACGACTGCAAGTCCGATCACAATCAGGATCTGCGTGAACTGGAGATGGCCCAGAACGAGCTGGTGAAGGAATTGAAGCGGCAACTGCTGATCATTGACAACTTTGTGCCCATTGAGGTGAAGCAGCGCCTGTATACGCAGGCCAAGTACGacgaggagcaggaggagtgGAAGTTTTCATCGATGACGTTGCCCACGCCACCAGGCGGCGATGGCAAGTTCAGCAGCAAGCGTCCGGTGTCTCATCCGCAGCGGCGAAGACCCATATCCGAATATGCTCTGCAGGAGGGAAAATCGAATGCCCCGAGTTCCCTACGCTTCAAAAGCGAGAATATAGTCAGCTACGAGCTGGAAATGCCCTGCCGTACGACCCAGGAATACCGCACCCCTAAGGTGTCCGCATCGCTGAAAGCGGTCCTTGCCCAGGCTATGCAAACGGGTGGCGACGACATCGATATCGTGGACTCGCACACCAATTCGCTGCGCAGCCGGCTGGAGAATATCATCAACGCAAATGCAAACGGAGGAGCTGGCACGGGAACCGCTACAGCTGTTGGTGCCTCTGTACCTGCCGTGCGGAGCATCAAATCCGGCCGGGGACTGCCGAGTGCCGGCTCCACCATCGACTCCAACCGCCGTCCACCCACGGGCCGGGTTCCGGCCAAGAAGCCAGCCTCTGCGTATCCGAAGGCTCGTGGCCTGGTCAACAAGTAG
- the twy gene encoding fas-binding factor 1 homolog produces MNFTDDPLADLLSDNSLDNDSFFDAPGGLKKQAKPGKPKGKLEDLFGIQEETEADVQGQGQRAKGRPIAASTPRIVKQKPSISLDDDAGEDDDLGFDPKRPKSGGAKINLFDDLLEPKKNIFDEILTGGEASKRPSTAKPSMSRQSTDTTTENSQARPKTSTGRRSSAQSATVNADPLGLFGKDTNATVSGMSTPVSRKRGTTADWLGLEAAAASAAAIVDQERPSTPKPVVSKEPIEVSTSAKNPTDILRLPDSDENDQDQEAEIPAVAPSSTATQNILMLSSLNMESSHKFNALQQQEAQLVIAAQMKNQERTLMEMQRRQENQDRKFQALIQQQLQRQQQMEENIKGQQERINMHIQLMMAQPVHVQEIPAAIAEKPEKNNMDTTREASKEQELLLQLETDVKRNMLEKQRLEELVANMKVNYEQEIEMIDTSYKKQLKVLEEHLAAVEERLKLENTELRQYYTEKLEKLKEDYMEQISNLKQDHEDEVRKLRHSHELDLEGIRQAKSLELSAVQDHGNYLETLRLASDNIQELRDGMSGSQERERQLDIRERRLADQERRLKIDEETADQEKRRLMELVSTLELQLGRLSKESAEENWQLRQRMASLEAERKAFEREKEFHREQMERDEKRVEELKSLQLAETERLHNDLQQERTQLAVERQKLELQHKLHEHGDLDKDRLELEAQLKVARDAIRRADEERDRCHKLQREVEQRKRHLLDKENALNLKEDELGQATSAYRMATSRTHMAEQKAREADQLLQAKLQLLGKRAHELGEKEAQIAQERMLLAQDRIAIHNLKKKIGKSRCALCRMGAESAELALRSDRRGNLQNIADHPLPSMPPSNAELLLKMAATEPGQAQSDIVDRLLDENIEASYRRMYNVAPSSSLDEAEYGLVGGMDDDSKAARNLDLDDAFLATLK; encoded by the exons ATGAATTTTACCGACGATCCGCTAGCAGATTTGCTAAGTGACAATAGCTTGGACAATGACAGCTTTTTCGATGCGCCAGGAGGCTTGAAAAAACAAGCCAAACCGGGAAAGCCCAAGGGAAAGCTTGAGGATTTATTTGGCATACAAGAGGAGACGGAGGCGGATGTACAGGGACAGGGCCAGCGTGCCAAAGGCAGACCCATTGCTGCCAGCACGCCGAGGATTGTAAAGCAGAAACCTTCTATCTCTCTGGATGACGATGCCGGCGAAGACGATGACTTGGGCTTTGATCCCAAGCGGCCAAAGAGTGGTGGAGCAAAAATAAACCTTTTTGATGATTTACTGGAaccaaagaaaaatattttcgatgAGATACTAACTGGAGGTGAGGCCTCGAAACGTCCTTCCACTGCCAAACCATCAATGTCGCGACAATCCACGGATACAACCACGGAGAACTCACAAGCAAGGCCCAAGACTTCCACAGGACGAAGAAGCTCCGCCCAATCTGCTACAGTTAATGCTGATCCGCTGGGACTCTTTGGCAAGGATACAAATGCCACAGTGTCCGGAATGTCCACTCCAGTTTCCAGAAAACGAGGAACTACAGCAGATTGGTTGGGTCTtgaggcagcagcagcctcCGCTGCAGCCATTGTGGACCAAGAAAGGCCAAGTACACCGAAACCTGTAGTCTCCAAGGAGCCGATAGAAGTCAGTACTTCTGCCAAAAACCCCACTGACATCCTACGATTGCCGGATTCTGATGAAAATGACCAAGATCAGGAAGCTGAAATCCCTGCCGTAGCTCCTTCAAGTACTGCTACGCAGAATATTCTGATGCTAAGTAGTCTCAATATGGAGAGCAGTCATAAATTTAATGCTCTTCAGCAACAGGAAGCTCAGCTGGTAATTGCTGCCCAGATGAAGAACCAGGAGCGCACCTTAATGGAGATGCAGCGGCGCCAGGAGAACCAGGATCGAAAGTTCCAGGCTTTAATCCAGCAGCAGCTACAGCGCCAGCAACAAATGGAGGAGAATATCAAGGGCCAGCAGGAGCGCATTAACATGCACATCCAGCTTATGATGGCGCAGCCTGTTCATGTCCAAGAGATTCCTGCTGCCATAGCAGAAAAGCCAGAAAAGAATAACATGGATACTACGAGGGAGGCTAGCAAGGAACAGGAGCTCTTACTCCAGCTCGAAACGGATGTAAAGCGCAATATGCTGGAGAAGCAGCGACTGGAGGAACTGGTGGCCAACATGAAGGTGAACTACGAACAGGAAATTGAAATGATTGATACATCCTACAA GAAACAACTTAAAGTCCTGGAGGAGCACTTGGCGGCAGTTGAGGAGCGCCTGAAGCTGGAGAACACTGAGCTACGTCAATACTACACTGAAAAGCTAGAGAAGCTTAAAGAAGACTATATGGAACAAATCTCCAACTTAAAACAGGACCATGAAGATGAGGTGCGAAAACTCCGACATTCACACGAATTGGATTTAGAGGGCATAAGACAGGCCAAGTCTCTGGAACTATCGGCTGTACAGGATCACGGGAACTATCTGGAAACGTTACGACTGGCGTCGGACAATATTCAGGAGCTGCGGGACGGGATGAGTGGCAGTCAGGAGAGAGAGCGACAACTGGATATCCGTGAACGTCGGCTGGCCGATCAGGAGAGACGGCTTAAGATCGACGAGGAGACAGCTGACCAGGAGAAACGTCGCCTTATGGAACTGGTCAGCACATTAGAACTACAGTTGGGACGCCTTTCCAAGGAGTCCGCCGAGGAGAACTGGCAGCTTCGACAGCGCATGGCCAGTTTGGAGGCGGAGCGGAAGGCCTTCGAACGCGAAAAGGAGTTCCACCGCGAGCAGATGGAGCGGGATGAGAAGCGAGTGGAGGAATTAAAGTCGCTCCAGTTGGCAGAAACCGAACGATTGCACAACGACCTGCAACAGGAGCGCACCCAGTTGGCAGTGGAACGCCAGAAACTCGAGTTGCAGCACAAGTTGCACGAGCATGGTGACTTGGACAAGGATCGATTGGAGCTGGAAGCGCAGCTCAAAGTGGCTCGCGATGCCATTCGGCGGGCGGATGAGGAGCGGGATCGCTGCCACAAGCTGCAAAGGGAAGTGGAGCAACGCAAACGTCATCTTCTGGACAAGGAGAATGCCCTGAATCTCAAGGAGGACGAGCTGGGACAGGCCACTAGTGCATATCGTATGGCCACCAGTCGCACCCACATGGCTGAGCAAAAGGCTCGCGAGGCAGACCAGTTGCTTCAGGCGAAGCTACAGCTCTTGGGTAAGAGGGCTCACGAGCTCGGCGAGAAGGAGGCGCAGATAGCACAGGAGCGAATGCTCCTAGCCCAGGACCGCATAGCCATTCATAATCTGAAAAAGAAAATCGGGAAAAGTAGATGTGCCCTCTGCAGGATGGGAGCAGAAAGTGCCGAGTTGGCTTTGCGCTCAGATCGTAGGGGAAATCTACAAAACATCGCCGACCATCCCTTGCCTTCCATGCCGCCCAGCAATGCCGAGCTACTTCTCAAAATGGCCGCCACTGAGCCAGGCCAGGCTCAGAGCGATATTGTGGATCGACTGTTGGACGAGAATATTGAAGCTTCTTATCGCAGGATGTACAATGTGGCGCCCAGCAGTTCCTTAGACGAGGCAGAATATGGCTTGGTTGGTGGAATGGACGATGATTCGAAAGCAGCCAGGAATCTAGATCTTGATGATGCATTTTTGGCTACCCTGAAGTAG
- the Gcat gene encoding 2-amino-3-ketobutyrate coenzyme A ligase, mitochondrial isoform X1, with protein sequence MSIFSKMLLFRGVAGRHYSAAAQIQLRDILSTQLAGIKEAGTFKAERIITSSQSTQITVQGSDQKILNFCANNYLGLANNPEIVNYSQKLLEQYGAGLSSVRFICGTQDIHKQLERKIAQFHGREDTILYASCFDANAGLFEAILTPEDAVFSDELNHASIIDGIRLCKAKKQRYKHRDLADLEQQLKASDARLKLIATDGVFSMDGNIAPLARIVELAKKYNALVFVDECHATGFFGDTGRGTEEYANVMGEVDIINSTLGKALGGASGGYTTGPSELITFLRQKSRPYLFSNTLPPAVVAVGLKVMDMLLTSSELTQRVQSNTQHFRKAMTKAGFTIAGENHPICPVMLGDARLASKFADEMLTRGIYVIGFSYPVVPQGKARIRVQISAAHTEPEIDRAISAFIEVGRSLKVIQ encoded by the exons ATGTCAATTTTCTCAAAAATGCTACTCTTCCGAGGGG TAGCTGGACGTCATTATAGCGCCGCAGCTCAGATTCAACTCCGGGATATCTTGAGCACCCAGCTGGCTGGGATTAAGGAGGCAGGTACCTTCAAGGCCGAAAGGATCATTACCTCCTCCCAGAGCACTCAGATCACAGTGCAGGGAAGCGATCAGAAGATTTTAAACTTTTGCGCAAACAACTATCTAGGATTGGCG AACAATCCGGAGATTGTAAACTACAGCCAGAAGTTATTGGAGCAGTACGGAGCTGGGTTGAGCTCCGTACGGTTCATTTGCGGTACCCAGGACATTCACAAGCAGTTGGAGCGCAAGATAGCCCAGTTCCATGGACGCGAGGACACCATCTTGTATGCCTCTTGTTTTGATGCCAATGCCGGGCTGTTTGAGGCCATTCTTACCCCGGAGGATGCGGTGTTCTCCGATGAACTCAATCACGCCTCGATCATCGACGGAATCCGGCTGTGCAAGGCCAAGAAGCAGCGCTACAAGCACCGGGATCTAGCCGATCTGGAGCAGCAGTTGAAAGCCAGTGATGCCCGCCTCAAGCTAATTGCCACCGATGGAGTCTTCTCCATGGATGGCAACATTGCTCCCCTGGCCCGCATCGTGGAACTGGCCAAGAAGTACAATGCTCTGGTGTTTGTCGATGAATGCCATGCCACCGGGTTCTTTGGCGACACCGGAAGGGGAACTGAGGAATACGCCAATGTTATGGGTGAAGTGGACATTATCAACTCCACGTTGGGCAAGGCTTTGGGTGGAGCATCTGGTGGTTATACTACCGGACCTTCCGAGCTTATCACATTCCTGCGCCAAAAGTCCAGGCCGTATCTTTTCTCGAACACGCTGCCACCCGCGGTGGTGGCTGTGGGTCTGAAGGTGATGGACATGCTGCTGACCTCCAGTGAGCTCACCCAGCGAGTCCAGAGCAACACACAGCATTTCAGGAAGGCCATGACAAAGGCTGGGTTCACCATTGCCGGTGAGAACCATCCCATCTGTCCTGTGATGTTGGGCGATGCTCGATTGGCTTCTAAGTTTGCCGACGAGATGTTGA CTCGTGGTATTTATGTCATTGGGTTCAGTTACCCGGTGGTGCCTCAAGGGAAGGCCCGCATCCGCGTTCAAATCTCTGCCGCCCATACTGAGCCGGAAATCGATCGGGCTATTTCGGCCTTTATCGAAGTGGGTCGTTCTCTGAAAGTGATCCAGTAA